A segment of the Scomber japonicus isolate fScoJap1 chromosome 5, fScoJap1.pri, whole genome shotgun sequence genome:
GTtggaaagtaactaattacatttacCAGTTATACTTAACTTGGGCATTTGCTTTTCTTCCTGCTACTTTGTACTATAATTTTACATCAGAGTTGCTAATTTTAGGATCTGAGTATCTTTCACCACTGCTGATAACTGCAACTTTTACTGGAGCAGTAATATAACAACTGTAAGTTACAAATTTAGTGTTATCAATTACAGTTGTCCATATGATGCTCGTATGTCTAATGTACTGTTCAGTGTAAGTTCATTCAGTGCTGGTAATTGCGTGAGCCAATCCACGTGTCTCTGGTGGATAGTAACTGACTTCACCCAGTTCAGCATAGTATTTTGTGAGTTGGTTGAGTGATGAACTACCCCAGTTGTGCAGTGCAATAACTTTCTCTTTAGTTCAATCTCTGGAAGATTTTGCCTTAAGTGGTGTTTTGACCAACACAACAGGGAGAAACGAATTACAAACACATACCTTACACCCAGACTAAGCATATCACTATTACTTCCATTACAACTACAATTTAGAGAGTAATATTTGTTCATTGTACTAAAGATCTGATGATCACCCTAAAGTTATGTGGAATTGTTTACTGCTTAATGGTAGTTTGCTTTGGAGTGCTGTTTTGTGGTATGGAGACACCTGCCCATACAAATGTGAGTGCAAAAGGCAGACAGAAGAatatataaaggaagaatatatAGGAAtatatcgctcatttgcacccAGACATCATCTGTCAAAGTGAGGATGTCTTTGGCTGCAAAGCTATTACAATCAGCTGTAGAGACACAAATCTGCCAGTGGACACGGTGACATGTTCTGTTGGTAAAAGCCAACACGTCAAAACACATCAAAGGAACATCCTGATCCCACCAACTCTTGGCTTCTATTTCCATCTTTCCACAGCTCTTGTCAGCTTTTATGTAGACTTTAGGCAGCATGTGTCCTTCAAGAAAATGGGAAAAAGACAACAGGGGAtgtgctctgctctctgctctgcatAGAAATGCAAGAGAAATGCAATATTTTGACTGCTTTATGCCCAATTACTTTTTTGGCACGTGTGTtgtgttatgtttgtgtgtgtgtgtgtgtgtgcgcgtgcctGCTTTCTGGACACTTACCCAATCAGCTAATTAAATTTGGTGGAATGAGAGAGAATTCCTAATTTAATTCATCATTATGCCAGACATGCTATGATAGGATTATCGTATTACTTCTTATTACTCATGTTATGATGATGCACATGCGCAATCTGATCTTCCCCCTTCTCGCGCCAACTAAACCCAATCTTAAAACCGCGAGCAGCCGCAGACTGATCGTTAATGGGGAGGAAGAGTCTCAGTCTGATGCGGACTTTAGCTCTGCAGAAACATCGTACACTCGCACTGGAAAATTGTGCTCATCGACTGTGTTTCTCCCTTTTCAATTCCCTGACAGAAGAGTGAGGATGAATCAGAAGTTCAACTGCTCATTTTTCCCACTGAAGCTTTTCTCATCTTGACCAATAGGATTAGGATGAAAAGGTGAAAGTTGGACTTTATTTATCAGTGGTTCTAACATGCGTTAATCCGGACAATTTACTTCAATGTGCGGGGGTTGTGAGGAGATACAGTTGGTCAAGTTTGAAATCAAAGCCCAGAAAACGGAGTCCAGCTGAGAGGATGCTTGTAGGTGAGTGGGATCATCCATATTTGCATGATGTGGGGATTTCACTTTGTctgagaaagagtgagagatgCTGGAAGTTTATATAACCTTTTATACTCTAATCTATGTCAAATATCGCTTCCTTGGCAGGCTACTTACACATTTGTGTACGTTGTTTGCAAACTTAGACATTTTCAGCTAATAGGCATGTTTTGATACGCGCACAAAATGATTACTGTTACAATGGAGAAATTGTCGCTTTTctgaatacacaaaacaaaacacggAGATATtttcaaaagacacaaaactgGCAAACACGTCTTTGGTTTTGAAAGTTTTGGGTTATCGTAGTATAAGGTTTTTGTGGTGCTGAAGTGACAGCTCCCAACTCAAAGCACACGTCCTTTATtgggaaaaggaagaaaaagattgCAGGAGAGAAACAACCTACAAACCCCTTCTGCAGACTGAATAGAATGGTCTCTGTCCAATTATTTTTTCCACTGAACTAAAAccctttatttccttcattcAATGTATGCAATATGACATTATAACTAGCTGTTTGCCATCAGTTCAGTGAAAGAAGTACAGTTTGTTAAGGCAAGTCATTTTTGGGTGACTGGTTTCAGGTGAATTGCATTTTTATggccattttttaaagattgatTTAACATGACACATGCTAACATGGAATGAAGCATTTATAGGTCAATGTAAAAGGAAGATGACATccaataaatattaaattacaaaaaaaagttatagTCTTGTAGGCCAGAAACGAGCACATATATATTAGTAATGTTTGGGGAAATGTATCACATGCTTACTTTCTTAGCTGTCACATCCACATATAGACAAGTAAACATAGTGCACAAATGTCCACTgcatcatgtttgttttatcttGCAGTTTCACAGCAACATGCCACCTTAGTGAAAACTCAAAACTAATTTTGATGGCCAAGTGCCCTTAGGCTAAACCTGTATTTAGGTCAGATTtgatgtaatacacacacatgtggcacaaaacatgattttatgGCACTGTAGTGTTTTTTCATTTCCCTAACTGTTTTTACACTGTATCAAGACAGATCGCAGATTGTCAACAGTCTAAACTATTGTCCACTGAGTTGCTTAAACCTTACTTAAACCCGCAGAGTaagttaaactttaaaaaaaaggaaagcaggaagaagagTTAAGCAAACAGATGGTGGAAGCAGCATGTCCTTATTCTCTCCCAGTCAAGCTTTTGAACTCAGTATCCGTGGcctgttatatactgtacattcagGGATTCAGAGACCACAGACAAACAAATCCTGCTAAGCTCTCTCcgtttctcttcttcctttattccttgGTTGTACCCATCCTCACACACTGCTGACTTATTTTACAGTCTGGATCTTTCTCTTGTTCATTGAAGAGGGATTTGCTCTGGCGCAAAAGACTAAAGGTAAGGATGATATCTTCCCTGCAATCTTGACAGAGGGTTTATATTAAATCAGGACGCATACTGCAATTAAACTAAGGATTAGTTCATATTTACTGCATATCATGCCAGGTTGTGATGTCTCACTTGGGCTTCACATCACATACAGATGGAGGTGCAGGATCAAAAGGGGTAAAACCTTCTCAGCGGCCGCAGCATTCTCGTTACTGTGGAAACTGGGTACGAAACACAGATGGCGGCACATTCAGCTCCCCAAACTACCCAAAAATGTACCCTCCCAACAAGGAGTGCCTGTACGTACTGGAAGGTAATAAACAACATGCACTTGACCCCAATAACTGCAGTGCTCCAAATCGAATTTTCttgaaagtgattttttttttcactgaaaggAAGTCAGATTCTTTGTGGGTTTTAGTGGTGATTAAACAGAATGTGATGGCGAAAATAACAACAGTATTTGTGTCTTGCATGCTGTGCAAGATTATCACGAATGCAATCTGCTGTTGTTATCATCTCCGACTTTCAACTTGAATTCGTCACAATGTTTTGTATAAAAGGATTTTGAAcaagtattttctgttttaatacTATCTGTCTTGGTAACAAAGCCTAGACAATGTCTGACCAACGTATTATTTCCAATGCTaaagtttgtctctgtgttcaCTTGAAGTACAAACACGCTGGCAGGGGATAACCTTTTCACAGTGCAAGAACTCTAACACACTTTAATGTCACTTtagttgctgtttttctctcattacTCCCAGATCTCACAAAACAGTATTGTCTTCAGCAATTGTTTGTAGAAAATCAGCAACACTGAGGAAAAGTGGACAGGAGCAAATATTTCTTCTGTCTACTGTATATTCTTTGGTTGTATTATATCTTTGAATCACCTTTGTGGCAATAGAAGTGACACACTGGCCTGCTCTCTCAGCCCTACCCCGGCAGAGGATAGAGCTGCTGTTTGATGAGAACTTCTACATTGAGGCCTCATTTGAATGTCGTTTCGACCACATTGAGGTGCGGGATGGTCCCTTCAGCTTCTCGCCACTCATCAATCGATTCTGTGGCTCTGCCAGTCCTGGACTTGTCCTCTCCAGTGGACGCTTCATGTGGATCCGCTTTTTCAGCGATGAAGAGCTGGAAGGGATTGGCTTCCAGGTTCAGTACTGCTTTACTGCAGGTAAATACAACTCAGTGGGAGGGTTTATTGATCCCTCCCACTGAGCTCTCATTGCATTATACTGGAAGTCATATGGTGAAGTTTTAATCAACATTTTACCTGGTACTAGACAATCAAATGTCTACACTCTCACCAATAATAACCCTGATATAGTATCTCCTTGTCCATGTCTGTGATATACTCCATAGACCCTGAATTTCACCTTCATGTTGGAGGACTGTTAAACCCCATCCCAGGTAGTACAAGCACACAGCTCATCCTACTCTTTAGATTTATTGTATATgtgatatatactgtatataatcccatttctctcttgtgtgtctccactttctctgcctctgtcaCTGTCTGCGGGTCAGATTGTCAGTTTGAGCTGTCTGGGGCTGATGGCCTGATCCGTTCTAGTCAGGTAGAGGAGGAGTACAAAATAAAGCCAGACCAGGCAGTGGACTGCATCTGGACTATACGCGCCCCAACAAACAACAGGGTACGATGTTTTATATGGTTTATTGTTGGATATATATCAGTTTCTCCAGATAATtatgtgagggggggggggggggggggggggggcgtgatTCATTAGGAGCAAAATGACATGTAGTGCTTAAAAAGATGAGTTTCCAGCCTGCCGGgcatttttcttcctccctaaaTCTTCATCTGCTCCACATCAGTCAGGATGTCTTTTACATAATCATAAAGACAAAGCATGCAGATTTCAACTTCAGATCATCCAACATTTTTAACACATGCACTTCACATCTTTTATTATCAAACATTCACTAACAGTTGCAATCTGCATAAGTGCACATAAACCTGACTCAAAGTGATTTATATTTGATCCCTTCTTGTAGTGACACTTTTAAATAGAActtgtgcacagtaaaatacacTGTAtggcatgaaaaatgaaaatgtaaatatttcctCATTGGTTATCCAGATTTACCTGCGGTTCTTGGAATACCAGATGGAACACTCAAATGAATGTAAGAAGAACTTTGTGGCTGTTTATGATGGCAGTAATGCTATCGAAGACCTAAAGGTAGAGTCATTTATGTTAAAGTATGTACTATAGAATAAAAGCCCATTGATGTGATGtacttcatttattatttacttacttatttgTCTATCTTAACTTGTCAAACatgcttttttaaacataatattTGAACCAAAAATATATAGCAACTGTTCTACAGAACTTGGCCTCAATGAGACAATGCATCCGGCAATGCAGGAGAAATGGTGTGTGGTTTCTTGCAGGCCAAGTTTTGTAGTACAGTAGCTAATGACATCATGCTGGACACTGGTGTGGGAGTAGTGAGGATGTGGGCTGATGAGGCAAGCCGTCTCAGTCGTTTCCGGATGCTGTTCACATCTTTTGCTGACCGTGAGTTTCTGCTTCAGATTGTTCTTAATTTCTgccattttacattttgttccTTCTGTTTAAATTCTGTAGCTGTTACACAGCAAGGTATAGTATGTGACTTGGATGTATGATTGCAAACAGATTTGTAGCTGCGCCCTCTGGAAATTTTTATTCAACATGCTTATTGCTATGTTCTCATATATATTGCCGAAAAGAAAGTACAAGAAAACATattagtaataaaataatatgtgaAATAAATCCATTTTTTATGGCTATGGCAAAGATTTACCGTAATTGAACTCCCTTCTACTCCTAATGGCTTTCGTTGCATTGTCATCCTACTTACATATCATACTGATatacctgtgtttgtgtttcagcacCCTGTGTAGGCAGCGCATTCTTTTGCCACAGTAACATGTGCATCAACACTTCTCTGGTGTGCAATGGCATACAAAACTGTGTCTTCCCTTGGGATGAAAGCAACTGCAAAGGTACTCTAGTTATGCCAAAGCTGTCTTTAATTCTTTCTTTGAACATGTGCTGTGCTGGTGTACTATACATCTACAAAATATTAGCAGGAggatacacactctctcttccttttgtcAAATATCCCAGCAAGTCTTATATAATTTTTTTAGGCTCATACCACAGAACAATacatattaataaatgtttgacagTCCAGAGTATCCcttcaaaaatgttttcttggCAGGAAAATCATAATCACATATTCTTTGCAGCTAAAAGACGTTTAAGGTCTTTAGGTTTTTAAGTGACTCTTAATCACATTAACTGATTGAGATGACTGTTGAGCAGTGCTTTGCTTTTAGCGAAGGCTCTGAATTGTTGTTGGCAACCAAAGATACAGACTGTCCTACTTGAGACTGCAATGAGTGAATGACTGATGTACTTTCTATGCATCTGAACTTCCccaacattttctctctctgtcactctctatCATCCAGAGAAAAAGAGCAAAGGTCTTTTTCACCAGATCACAAAGACTCATGGGACAATAATCTGTGTGTCCACTGGAgtggtgctgctgctcctcATAATCTCCATTCTGGTGCAAGTCAAACAGCCACGTAAAAAGGTAAATCAGTCATCAACCAACAATTATTTAGTATCATGCCACAAAATATTGGTGGGTAAATTATCAATTTATCAAGTGTGTTCATTCTTACTTTCAAGGTGTTGGTACGTAAGAATAACCTGTTCCAGCGGGGTGACTTCCAGGAGGTGTTTGACCCTCCACATTATGAACTCTTTACTCTCAGAGACAAGGTTAGTTTAATTACTTCAGTagacataaaacatgtttacagtgtTGTACAAATAGTAGAAATTATGTATAATGTTTTGAAATTTCTACTGTTTACCATCTACTGAGTGCACATCATAATTTTCAGGAGATGTCTGGGGACCTTGGGGAGTTATCGGAGGAACTACAGTCCCTGCAGGCACTCAGGAGATCCTCATTAGGTTCACGCTGCATTCATGAACACCATTGTGGCTCTCAGGCCTCTGTCAACTCCATCAAAGCCAGCCAGGGTGCACATGGCATGGGCAGGGGATCCATGGAGCTCCCCCCTTTCAGAGGGGACATCCAGAGCACCTTACCACCTTTTCGGGACTTGAACAACAGCCTGCGTAAGAAGAGCTGGCCTAGTATGAAACCAGACCGAATGCAGGGGCATCATGGTATGGGGGATAGAGCAGTGGGGCGGCACGATAGAGTGATGGAAGAggacgaagaagaagaggaggatggacgGTACGATGTGTATGTGCACAGAGCAGGAAGCAGACGAGGGAACTATGAAATGGCCCAGCAAAGATCCTTGTCCATGGACTTCTGAAGAGAATAAGGTGCAATAAAAAAGATAAGATTAGCATTGTAAATACTGCAGCGTCGACTTTTCAACTAGTGCCACAATTTGGCAGAATTGTGCAGATTTACAGGACAGAGgacgtagagagagagagaacatgtctCTTTcttgatattaataatattgattATGTAGAAGTGATCTTCAACTTCTCTTTTTTCACTTGCGTCCTTTTGCAGGGAAGCTAGAAAACACAGGGCCTGCTGTGTATTGTTCTTGTTATCAATGTACTGAATTTATTAggctttttcttattttttttgtcatattgttACAATGTCAGATGTCCATATTAAATATGGCCAAAGTCTTAAACAATGATGTAAACAAAACatgagtgggctcatcaggaagGGGTCTCAAATGAAAATCAATATAATAGCTCCCCTTTCAATGCCTTTTATTGTAAAGCAAATAGAAttgttgaaatatgttttcagggTGTGTTCTGAAAGGATTTTTAAGGGACAGCACAATTACATGCTAAACAAATGATGGAAAGATCACTTCTCAGTTTTTGTTTGATCGATTAACACCAGCATTAAAGAATAAATATCTACATTTCTACAACACTGGTTTAGGAAAAGTCTCATGTTGCCTTTGATTTCGAGTAAACTGATGAGTTTTCCCATCAGGAAGGTGTGTGTTGATCTGGAGTCTTCTAAAAGGTGTGTCTCACAGGTATGCTAGGTGGAAGTTCCCTTCTGTTAATTGAGGTGTTGTAAAAGTTATCAATCAGattctttgtttcattttctttttgactTTAATTTTGACTTATTAAGTGGGTTAATAAAGGTCTAACAACCAGATGGGTAGGACAGAACAACTTTGGACTGTAGGTTGTTGATAAGCGTAGTAACACTGCTAAGTAAGTGCTGCTAATTACCTTCAAACAAGTGTTGAAATCTGCAGTGTTTTAAAGGTAATTTTTATCTCACAATGTATGACCACATCTGACCTATTTATCTAGATGAAATAGATACATCTTTGACAGATTACGACAGGCTATAATGGATTGTTAACATGTTGTGTCCCTATAATAATGTCGATGAAGATCGGAAAATGTGCTTATGTGAAAATTGTTCATATACTGTAAGCAGAAAGCAATTGTCTTTGAAATTCCTCAACATGTAGAATGTTCATTTTCTCATATGGGcacatctttatattcagtgtgaCAAAACTACTTTAACCTTGAAGCTCTGGCACACAACAGATTTTGAAATACAGTTGTTTCTAAGCCACAGCCTCACAGTTTAATCAGCAAATCTCCTGGGTTCATTAATCATATTCAGAAAAGTCACTGGGCAGATAAATTAATGGCGCAACTATGCGTgcatacagacaaacacatgatCATGCAGTTTTGTTGCTATCATTTGGGTGTTGTTTATGCCTGTGAACCCTGTCATGCACTTAATTTGGTATTCTGATATAGTCAAgaataaacaatataataataaaagcttTGATGTAGTACAAGGACTAGTACTAGGTACTTCCcacaaaagataaaaaatgtgaTCAAACACCTCATTAAATGGGCCATTCATAATGACTTGCacaaatcattatttatatCACATGATATCCAGGAATTGGAAGGCTGCCTGCACATCTGATGATGGATTGCTATGAGGAAATTGAAATTAGGTAAAGGTTGAAAGTAGGTCAGGTGCATGTgaatgttttgctttttattaCAGCAAAATGGCTTAATGATTCCACAATCAACAGTTTTTGTATTGTACAGTGGTGCTTTTCATTGATTCATCTACAACTGTGCAGGATGGAATAAAAATAATGGTCAGGATATGGAGTTAAAACAAAGCACAAATATATATCAGttcaaaaaaatatacaaaaaggTTTTTAAGACTTGGGTTGTAAATAAATGTGGGATAGTTGTTTATATATTATAGGAGTTAATAGAGGAGTACTGAGAATGGGGTATGAATTTACTTCTTATTCCTTTTCAAACACAgttattcttgttttgtttgtcttctttatCTGTTTTGATTCTCATGTCTGAAGTAAATAaagaaattcaaataaaaaatcctATATCTTTTGCTGTTATACCTGTCTCCTTCAATTTGTTACTGTACAAGCATTATGTTTCTGTTATGCATACAGGTGATAGTGTGGCCTttaggaaaagaaaaagtactCACTCCAGCCACAAGTGCACGACAAGTTTGTTTCACAGTGCAGTTGATATGAGTGAGTCAGGTGATTGCTTGCATAAGGATTGACTGGTTGGCATGTAGTCTGTCAACCAGTAACAGAGAAATAACAGAGACACACCTGCTTGGATATGATCACAGAGTTGAGATACAGAGGGTGTACTGATCTTTGTTCCTGTGTGTATATGGCCATATAAACAGTACAGATATGTTGTACGTATCAGCTATACCTCATGAATGACCTCACGTGCACAACCATACATTATTTTTATGAGATACTTTAACTATTGTGGTTGTACACAAACTGTTGAAAGCAGACATCGTGTCCCTTTTCAAGTGTGCAATATGTCAGCATTCCTTACTGTTCCAACACATATATGCTTCAGAGACTGAATGCTGTGTTATCAGGGGTGACGTGTGAAATGACATAGCAGTAATAGAAAAGTATGCAAACCTAGCAGGTTTTCCATCATTTTTGCTTTGAACTA
Coding sequences within it:
- the neto2b gene encoding neuropilin and tolloid-like protein 2, with protein sequence MGRKSLSLMRTLALQKHPLSVSLLPLFLGCTHPHTLLTYFTVWIFLLFIEEGFALAQKTKDGGAGSKGVKPSQRPQHSRYCGNWVRNTDGGTFSSPNYPKMYPPNKECLYVLEALPRQRIELLFDENFYIEASFECRFDHIEVRDGPFSFSPLINRFCGSASPGLVLSSGRFMWIRFFSDEELEGIGFQVQYCFTADPEFHLHVGGLLNPIPDCQFELSGADGLIRSSQVEEEYKIKPDQAVDCIWTIRAPTNNRIYLRFLEYQMEHSNECKKNFVAVYDGSNAIEDLKAKFCSTVANDIMLDTGVGVVRMWADEASRLSRFRMLFTSFADPPCVGSAFFCHSNMCINTSLVCNGIQNCVFPWDESNCKEKKSKGLFHQITKTHGTIICVSTGVVLLLLIISILVQVKQPRKKVLVRKNNLFQRGDFQEVFDPPHYELFTLRDKEMSGDLGELSEELQSLQALRRSSLGSRCIHEHHCGSQASVNSIKASQGAHGMGRGSMELPPFRGDIQSTLPPFRDLNNSLRKKSWPSMKPDRMQGHHGMGDRAVGRHDRVMEEDEEEEEDGRYDVYVHRAGSRRGNYEMAQQRSLSMDF